The following is a genomic window from Falco naumanni isolate bFalNau1 chromosome 10, bFalNau1.pat, whole genome shotgun sequence.
ccccttttcTCCACATCTGCAGGACAAACTGCccttggaatttttttgttctggtgCCCCTTGCTACAGCTTTAGCTCTTAGCCTTGCTCAGCACTGCATGCAGATTTCAATAAGATACAGGTCCTAAACtcttatttccttcctttgtttctacagctgcctggggaaCAGGTTTTGGAGTCCGGTTGGGTTGATgctgcaatattttctttaggagaagagaggtttttttgtgtggttatGCATGCAAACCATGGGGGGGTTGAAAGGTGTTTAATTTTTTGGTAGATATTCAGCCCCTCTTTCATTTTTGGGAGTATAATGAGCTGtctttgctgtgtttccatCTCAATCAATCCTAGTTTAATCCTTCTTAGTGTCAGTGAACGTAGGTTTAGCAGAGTTTAAGACCGGAAGACACTGCTCAACATTTATTAAAAGCATGACTCAGGTGTGCGCATAATTTGGCAAGCTGTAGTAACTGTTAGACCTATAAATATTAGAACATTCTTTGACTTTCTTGTCTCTTTGTTGTAGGAGGATCTCAATGCAAATGGTATAATTTCTTAGACTGAATCATTTGCTCTTTGGGAggtggattttaaaaaagaaacgagagaaaaaaagggggagttTGTGGCCAGAATTCAGGATTCtagctgaaaactgaaaagactgAAGTTTGCTTCTATATCTGCCACAGATTTCTCATgtgaataatttcatttgtcTTTTCCCCCTTTAGTAAGGTGAGGATAATGGTATAGCTTTTATCAAGCTTGTTTTGTGAGATGTACACCCTGAGCATCctgaaatgcaataaaatagtTTGCTAAGATTTTCTTAGTGCAATGTGTGTCTGTTAGTTTGATTGTTCTCATTTTTCACCATTATGCAGCATAAAAAATGTTTGGTGCCATCTGCTGTACGTGTATACAAACAGACAACAGTGGAGGGAGAGTGGGAAGCGATGAAGGAATGGAGAGTTTTGGAAggttccttttgtttgtttgacttATTTTCCATGGGTGCAGACCTTCTTCAGTTTGTCACAAGCTGGGGTGGGGAACACGTATCCTTTCCTCACTGCGCCATCTGGCCTACACAATACTGAACtacctgcttttttccccacattttcACTGCTTTCCTCACATCTGCTCTCCAGGCTTGCAGGGGCAGATCTCAGTCCTCAGGGCTGTTCATCCCTCAACAGCATGGGCAAAGCCTGGAGGGTAAGGAATGTCTCCTTAGTCCAAAAAGCGTTGTGTGTTGGCcactggtgctggtggggaaggagagTGGGAGGCTTGGAGGGGTATCGGCCACCCTGCTGAAGGGGGGTAGATATGTGGAGTGGCCTGATGCTTCCTGACCTGTGACTCCAGATGTGTTCAGCAGAGTTTTACTGGTTGACTGTAGCATCTCTTGATTTCATAAAAGGTCTTCACTGTTATATCGCTTTCACTGATCAGGAAAACGAGGCAGGGAGAAACCCCATTTCTCTATGAGTGCTTTGTAATCGGTGCTGCTCAATGTGATCAGTAAATCCCCATCTTCTGGGTCCCTGTGAGTCTTACGTGGGGCCGGTGAGGTATCCCTGTAGCATACTGacctctttttccccttccctccacaCCCAGGTGGCCATGTCAGGGATGAGTTTGGCTCGTGTCGGCATGGCTCCCTGACAAGCTTACCACCAGACGCTGGGAACCTGAGGTGTCTCACCCACCTGGATCTCAGCTTCAACAGCCTCTCCACCTTGCCTAGCTGCATCCTCCACCTCCCTAGCCTCCGCGTGCTCCTGGTGAGCCACAACAGCCTGGTGGCGCTCCCTGAGGACTTTGGCTGTCTGAGCAAACTGACTTTCTTCTCTGCTATGAAAAATCAGCTGAAGAACTTACCTCGTAGCATTGGGGAGCTGACAGTGCTACAGGACCTGGATCTCtctgaaaatgctttggaaTTCCTCCCCGAAGAAGTCGGGAATTTGCGTAACTGCACAGAGCTGGATCTCTCTGGGAATTGCTTATCGAGCGTCCCAGACTCCTTTGGTATGTATTTTCTAGAGGAAAAGAAGGACATAGACTTACTGAGTTTTTGATACAGTCTAGGACCCCTGAGGCCCTTGGGCTCTGTCCCCAGAGCTGTTAGCACAAACCATCTATTATGTTAGAGCCAAATGGAAGGGATACCCAGAAGAAAGATGCTTGGCTCAGTCAGTCCCCTTGAGTATTAATGACTTTCTGGACCgtgctttctgcttctgtgtatCAGCAAGACTGCTAACATTTCAATACAATTTACAATAATAGCCGAGGATCTGGCCTGGCTGGTTTTGGGTGGCACCTGGAACTGGAAACAGAGAGCTGTGGTTTAGTGGGATGCAAATCTGGGTGTCAAATCATGCTGTCCAGTGTGGACCAGTCCACTGAACCGGGCTCTGACTTCTGCCCAGCTTCCTGGCTCTTGGGTCCTGTATTACTTTGTGCCTGGGGTTGTCATTGATGCTGTTACAGAAGCATCTTATATCAATACTGGTAGTTGGgtgctgaaaagcagaggagagaggaggctGCATTGCCTCTTGGCTAGTTCCCTGGACCCCTTTGTTTTGTGAGCTGAAGGGATGCTGGGATCTTGTGCTTTTCCCTTATTTTGTGCGTGTGTGCGTGATGAGGAGAGCGGCGGGGGCGTTAGAGCTGATGTGCAATGCAATTAACAGCATGGATGGGGGGTCACTTCTTGTTCTAACCTGCAGCCAATCTGAAGTCTCTGCGGCGGCTGCATCTCCACAGCAATCTCCTGGTGACGGTCCCTGCCTCGCTTGCCAGCCTTCCCAACTTGTCCAGACTTGATCTGCAGAACAATTGCCTCCGTGCTGTCCCCCCCGAGATCCAGACCTCACCATTCGTTCATCTCCGAGGCAATCCCTTAGGAGAAACTGAGCCATCCCTGCAGGATGGTAATTGTaaggcttctgctgctgtgggttCTGCCCAGCTGTTCCCTCCCTCAGCCCAGCATGGCGTGAATGGGTTTGGATTAGAGAAGGCAAGAAGGGGGGAATCAGATCGGTATTTTTTTGTCTGGAACAATTATGATCTTGTAAGGATACAGACAGTACTAGTTCTGTTTTTATGAGCCCAAGCCTAGTCTGAAGGGCTCAGTGGTCCCTGGAATTTGGCTTGCTAGGAGAGGTTTTACAGCGAAAGCGAAAATGGGATTCACAGGAAGTGGATCAGGAGAGGCCCTTAAAGGGGTCCAGCCTTTTTAGCAGAGGTGAGCACCAGTTCTTGGACTTGCTGCATGGCCCTAAGGCTGTGGTAGCTCATGCTAGAGGTGCTGAGAGCAATAAGAACTCATTTTGCCATGCAGTTACTTCCTGCTTTCCTGTGGgtcccaggctgcagaggagcagctctTTGTGCAAGATGAAGGTGATGAATGAGCAGGAATATGAGTGGGGTTTCCCAATAGTGTTTACATTCACAAGAGCAAGTGCTGATTCCCAGGGTTGGCCCCAGGCAATCAAACAAGGCCCTGAGAGTTGCAGGGGTGgtaaattgaaatattttctaattctCCCTGCTTCTGAGTTTTCCTGGAGGAGAGTCAGTATTTGTAGCGTGTCCTGGGACCTCTAGGTTCCTTCctgtcctcctgctgctgcttgttctgAAGCCTACTGCAGCGTGAACAGGGTTCTGTTAGTGACTGTCAGATTAGGATTAAgccaaaattaaaatgcaaattcagcCTTCCTTTTCTATCCTGATTTAAGTAACCTGTCTTCTTCTCCTACCCAAACCTTATTGCCACAGATCAATCCAGTGCCAGAGGGCTACGAAGATTCTTCCTTGCATCAGGAGAGGACAGGTAAGCCTCTGTTATTAAGTACTTATATTACAGTGGTGTAACAAGCTCCAAGTCAAGATCGGTGCGTGGTGGGTATTGCACATACGTATAGAAGCTTATGGCCTCAGTAGGCCAGTCAAACACAAGGTAGGAGATCCTTCTGTTGATTTTCGGAGGGCTGATGTCATTGTACGGTGTCATACATTCATGCATTTCTTCTGGAAGCTTTACTGTCACCTCTGAAGGCTGCAAAGTGGTCCTGGCCTGTGGCATCCATTTCTGCTTTCCACCGGGGGCTGCTTCTGACCCTCTGCGGATCTACTTCCGAACCCTTGCACCGGACCCTCAGTGGGTAAAGCTGAGACACCATGATGTCCTGCTAAGTAGAgtcctggagctgcagccccatggGGTCAAATTCCAGCAGGTGAGGACACATCCAGGCCTCCTCCTGATCAATCTGCCTCTGCAGTAGCTTGGCGGAGTCTTCTGAGAAAGTCTCTTGGGACTTTTGAGACAGCTACGCAcatcactgctgcttttaagtAACTGCAGGACTGCCTTTCAAAGAAGCCCAGCCACAAAGATTCAGAAAGGACAAGCTTTCCTGGCACTGTGCTGGTCTGGCTTCTTTGCCTGCCCCACTGCTCCCACTTGAGCTGAGCTATAACCTTCCTCACTCACAAGCTTCCTCCTGTGCTAGAGGATAAGTGCTGTTCCAGCATTTGGCCTTAGCCTGCAAGGGGAATGGTTCACATCCTTCCCCAAAAGCCTGATTGTGTGGTTTTCATTCAGGCTGGTGAGTACTTATGCCACCAGCCCTGTCGTGGCTGACAGCAGCTCACCGCAAAAGTTGCTTGGCCCTTTCTGCCCCCAAGCTGCGGAACTTTTCCTGCCGCCACACTGTGTAGCAAACCTGACATCTCTTGTCACCTCCCTGGaggctgcaggacagagcaggtTCCTATCTCCTCTTCCACTCCCTGCATACAGGCCGTGCTTTGCCTTTCCCCTTCTTGTCTGCACAGGAAGCCACAGAGCAGAGCTAGGCTTGGTTTTATCTTTTCTATTGGTGTCTCACAGGAATGCTTTTTTTGCCAGGAGGTACAGATTTGGATGCCGTACACCTCCCCTCAAACCCTTCGTCAGCGTGAGGTGGTAGTTCGGACCTTCAGCGGGCAGAGCTGGAGTGATCTGAGTACAAGAgtggagcagaagaaaaagtcaaaGGTAAGCAGATTGGAATGACTGGTGACACACATTATTACCCTTCCCCTCTTCCGTTTTGCCCAGCCAAGAGTGAATCCATTTGAAACACCTCCCAAGCTGTGTTTTGACCAGCTGCTATAAAACATAGTGGATTTCAGCTCCAGGTTTCCTCTCTTGTGGAGGTGTGTCTCCTGAAGGTGACAACTTGCAGCCTGCTGTGCTTCATCCCTGTTCTAGTGCTTTCACCTGCCCGGCTGCTTCCTGCCTTTATTGTACTGCATTATATGCCTAgatgttttcttccctgtcttcTGTTACAGAAGCATGTGGCTCACTGTAGTGTCCTCCACTTCTCTTGGTTCCTTGTTGTGTCTCGACTTGTGCAAAATCAATGCAAAGTGCCAACAGAGGGGACATTGCTCTTTTCCAGTGTGGATCCAAACATCAAAGTGACTTTTCCTCCTGGAGTCACTGAAGAGACTCGCAACGTCAAGCTGCAGGTAtgcatgctttaaaaaacacaagctTTAGTAAGCCTTAGTGCAgctcttgctgcagcagcttaGTGAGTGAGACTAgggggaaataatttctgtagatGTAATTCTAAAGCCACCCcactaaaaataattgttttgtagAGCTGCTAGATAGTGGTAAATGCTATTGTAATACCCTGGGCTGTCCCAGCTTGCCACATTGACACCGGTATTAGAGCAGACTTCAGCCAAAGTTCACTCACTGTGCTTCCATTTCTCATGGGCCCCTGAGCCAGGAGCAGCATCtgcctgctgggtgctgggggaacTGAGCAAGTGATTTGGGAATTTGGGTGCCTGACTGCCCTGCTCTCCATATTGTTTTCCACGTCCAGGTGCTGCCGGTCTCTGCAGAAGAGATAGAGGAAATCACAGCCGATGCAGGGTGCAGAGCCAgtcccctgctctgcctctcccaggATTCCCTGGTGGATTTTCTCAGGCCAGTGAGAATTCAGCTGCCCCTCCCACCTGGGCTCACAGGTGAGTTTATTCCCAAAACTGGCAAAGAGAAACATCGTATGTGGAAAGCCATGAATGGCAagctgggatttttgtttgcttctccTGTAATAATAAAGCTTGCTGCTTatcctgcaggagcagcaaggTGCATATGCTGAGTGAGTGGTGGTGCAGTGTGGTGGTGCGGAAGGTAGTTCAGGTCCAGCTCATGAATCTGATGCTGAGCCACTGCAGTTAAAAATGTATGATCATACACTAAGCCATCTCCCACCCTGAATATCGCTAGAAACAGCCTCAGCCTCGCCAGGGTTTCCTCTGTTTGCATGCTGAGTATCCTGTGTTTCCTAATTCCTATTTTCTTTGACCTTTCCTGGCTTTCTTGTGAAGAAGTAAAATATGTTTGGGTACGGCTTGGCCTTCATTGTAACACCACCTGGCATTTTTATGTCTGAAATGCATCAGGATAGAAAAGCCTGTGGGATGTACCTTTAGAAAGAGATGGAACTTAATTAATAACCCTAGATATTGGTGATAGGAATTGTCTAATTAATCTGTTGGTGGCAATCAGCACACTATCAGTTTAAGCCTGCATATTCCGCCAGACTATCCTGGAAACGTTGAAGTAGCgtcatccttttatttttgctcttctttGACCAAAATTCAGTTCTGGGTGCTGAAGAGAAGGTTATGAGCCTTGGTGCTTTTTAATAGTGAATCCCCCCAGACTGTGGCTAGATTTGTAAAGCCATGAACAAAGGCTTCTGCTGCATATAGCATCTCTTGATCCTTGTTGTCTTTAAGGGCTAAATTTGGATCGGTCAAGGCTGCATCTTCTCCATGGTGACCTGGAGGGCCAAACCTGGGATGACATTACTAGTCAGGTGGTGCTGGAATTCACCCATCTCTATGTGGTGTTTGAAGTCACCCACTTCTCCTGGTAAGTGCAGGATTAGTCCTGAGGAAAAGATGGGATGTTCCTCTGCCTTGCTTTTCCCACACTCTGATCAGGGCTCATGCCGTAAACCCTACCTTCTCCCTTTGCAAATCAGGCCAAGCTTAG
Proteins encoded in this region:
- the PIDD1 gene encoding p53-induced death domain-containing protein 1 isoform X1, with product MAELLGLGDKCGEGASGAPALAGLCLADNRLNLDVYPDGCHRFLQLFEGRQGEVVQVEFLRLSSNDRLLDTTLGILPHLKHLKSLVLKGGHVRDEFGSCRHGSLTSLPPDAGNLRCLTHLDLSFNSLSTLPSCILHLPSLRVLLVSHNSLVALPEDFGCLSKLTFFSAMKNQLKNLPRSIGELTVLQDLDLSENALEFLPEEVGNLRNCTELDLSGNCLSSVPDSFANLKSLRRLHLHSNLLVTVPASLASLPNLSRLDLQNNCLRAVPPEIQTSPFVHLRGNPLGETEPSLQDGNYQSSARGLRRFFLASGEDSFTVTSEGCKVVLACGIHFCFPPGAASDPLRIYFRTLAPDPQWVKLRHHDVLLSRVLELQPHGVKFQQEVQIWMPYTSPQTLRQREVVVRTFSGQSWSDLSTRVEQKKKSKKHVAHCSVLHFSWFLVVSRLVQNQCKVPTEGTLLFSSVDPNIKVTFPPGVTEETRNVKLQVLPVSAEEIEEITADAGCRASPLLCLSQDSLVDFLRPVRIQLPLPPGLTGLNLDRSRLHLLHGDLEGQTWDDITSQVVLEFTHLYVVFEVTHFSWYWLWYTTKTYIGGIAKKVYERLRMYQVNFIALQRKKDPEQVLLQCVPKHKVDPVLKKLQDRYRGPEPSDMVEMFEGEQFFAAFERGISIDMDRPDCVDGRLSFIFYSHLKNMKEIYVTSPVDRKDQAVKGQVSFYRGAVPKSIPEDASRRRKGPDSFWLATLPIKLPRLKPRWGENPHPLNGFSFPPLNLGSAETGYLTQANLLSIARRMGADWQTIGLNLGLTYQQIERIGYNNREDLDKQILDMLFSWAQQNLEDPDCVGKLITAMKESGRQDIADEVETIVELGRQKYRESIRRVGLEQESSTEDSAIAMM
- the PIDD1 gene encoding p53-induced death domain-containing protein 1 isoform X2, with amino-acid sequence MAELLGLGDKCGEGASGAPALAGLCLADNRLNLDVYPDGCHRFLQLFEGRQGEVVQVEFLRLSSNDRLLDTTLGILPHLKHLKSLVLKGGHVRDEFGSCRHGSLTSLPPDAGNLRCLTHLDLSFNSLSTLPSCILHLPSLRVLLVSHNSLVALPEDFGCLSKLTFFSAMKNQLKNLPRSIGELTVLQDLDLSENALEFLPEEVGNLRNCTELDLSGNCLSSVPDSFANLKSLRRLHLHSNLLVTVPASLASLPNLSRLDLQNNCLRAVPPEIQTSPFVHLRGNPLGETEPSLQDDQSSARGLRRFFLASGEDSFTVTSEGCKVVLACGIHFCFPPGAASDPLRIYFRTLAPDPQWVKLRHHDVLLSRVLELQPHGVKFQQEVQIWMPYTSPQTLRQREVVVRTFSGQSWSDLSTRVEQKKKSKKHVAHCSVLHFSWFLVVSRLVQNQCKVPTEGTLLFSSVDPNIKVTFPPGVTEETRNVKLQVLPVSAEEIEEITADAGCRASPLLCLSQDSLVDFLRPVRIQLPLPPGLTGLNLDRSRLHLLHGDLEGQTWDDITSQVVLEFTHLYVVFEVTHFSWYWLWYTTKTYIGGIAKKVYERLRMYQVNFIALQRKKDPEQVLLQCVPKHKVDPVLKKLQDRYRGPEPSDMVEMFEGEQFFAAFERGISIDMDRPDCVDGRLSFIFYSHLKNMKEIYVTSPVDRKDQAVKGQVSFYRGAVPKSIPEDASRRRKGPDSFWLATLPIKLPRLKPRWGENPHPLNGFSFPPLNLGSAETGYLTQANLLSIARRMGADWQTIGLNLGLTYQQIERIGYNNREDLDKQILDMLFSWAQQNLEDPDCVGKLITAMKESGRQDIADEVETIVELGRQKYRESIRRVGLEQESSTEDSAIAMM